From the Amblyraja radiata isolate CabotCenter1 chromosome 14, sAmbRad1.1.pri, whole genome shotgun sequence genome, one window contains:
- the alcam gene encoding CD166 antigen: MGASRPGIVQRLLILILGMGMQVQASTTVTAMVGDNVTLTCDSKKDGNSYMVVWKVGETENQKDQLISLNLVKNEITDSKYSRYNGRLILNTDCSLNILNVGIQDAKMFFCSTVVETDIHESSVFINVYNQPSNPEIIKIAPFLVAGKLQKVGQCVVKDSYPAAKISWQYNFQNLDINKTGVVMDNHSTKNNKGFFDIRSTLEYMPKRGEGKIHFTCQATYFEGLVRSMTNVSSPVAMFVHYNTSKISLQVTPAPDVLEGSNVTLSCSGDGYPSPEKFTFTKNGDEKAVGLAHYELINVTQEDTGEYACSQLENPDLKDPVNITVHYLALMMTPSENVSKMVGENITLECFVESSGTTEVTLMKKNKANQNPFVVKSLQYTHSGNYTCQAKLKGVNEIKREKSIIVRVEGKPRITKLTKKVVNNSKVISCVVEGFPKPVVKWSINGTSPKEESIKDKRSQWCHKITVRPSENITVTCTAINNHGEDQYSVNLTAMRFKEPMDETLEQDPLDPKDNNNNSKSSNSNQAKVIVGVIIGMLIAAVIAGLIYWLYKKKSKTSERGTADEIKKINKGENNHTSGSSAV, encoded by the exons GGAGAAACTGAAAATCAGAAAGATCAGCTCATCTCATTGAACTTGGTGAAAAATGAGATAACAGACTCAAAGTATTCCAGATACAACGGCAGGCTCATTTTGAACACGGATTGTTCCTTAAATATCTTGAATGTTGGAATTCAGGATGCAAAGATGTTTTTCTGCTCAACAGTGGTTGAAACTGACATACATGAATCATCTGTATTTATCAATGTTTACA ATCAACCATCTAATCCTGAAATTATAAAGATAGCTCCCTTCCTTGTGGCAGGGAAACTACAGAAG GTCGGTCAGTGTGTTGTCAAAGATAGTTACCCGGCTGCCAAAATTTCCTGGCAATACAATTTTCAGAATCTGGACATCAACAAGACAG GTGTGGTGATGGATAATCATTCTACTAAAAACAATAAAGGCTTTTTCGATATAAGGTCTACCCTGGAGTACATGCCGAAGAGAGGTGAAGGAAAAATACATTTTACCTGCCAGGCGACTTATTTTGAAGGCCTAGTCAGAAGTATGACCAATGTATCTTCACCTGTCGCTATGTTCGTACACT ACAACACTTCAAAAATTTCTTTACAAGTGACACCAGCACCAGACGTCCTGGAGGGAtcgaacgtcaccctttcctgctCTGGGGATGGCTACCCGTCGCCAGAAAAATTCACCTTCACTAAGAAT GGAGACGAGAAAGCTGTGGGTTTAGCCCACTATGAGTTGATAAATGTGACACAAGAGGACACGGGTGAATATGCCTGTTCACAACTAGAAAATCCTGATTTAAAGGATCCTGTTAACATCACAGTGCACT ATTTGGCTTTGATGATGACTCCCAGTGAAAATGTCTCCAAGATGGTTGGGGAGAATATAACCTTGGAATGTTTTGTTGAATCCTCTGGAACTACGGAGGTTACCCTGATGAAA AAGAATAAAGCTAACCAGAACCCTTTCGTGGTGAAGTCACTGCAGTACACACACTCTGGTAATTACACATGCCAGGCCAAATTAAAGGGAGTGAACGAAATCAAGAGAGAAAAATCAATAATCGTACGAGTGGAAG GAAAACCAAGGATAACTAAACTGACAAAGAAAGTTGTGAACAATTCGAAAGTGATCAGTTGTGTTGTGGAGGGTTTCCCCAAGCCTGTGGTCAAGTGGAGCATCAATGGAACGTCT CCAAAAGAAGAATCAATAAAAGACAAAAGATCACAGTGGTGCCACAAGATAACAGTGCGACCTTCAGAAAACATCACCGTGACTTGCACAGCCATAAATAACCATGGGGAGGATCAATATTCAGTGAATCTAACTGCCA TGCGATTCAAGGAGCCTATGGATGAAACTCTTGAGCAAGACCCTCTAG ATCCAAAAgataacaacaacaacagcaagaGCAGCAACAGTAATCAGGCCAAGGTGATCGTGGGGGTCATCATTGGCATGTTAATAGCAGCAGTCATCGCCGGCTTGATTTACTGGTTGTACAAGAAGAAAAG CAAAACCAGTGAAAGAGGCACAGCTGATGAAATCAAGAAGATAAACAAGGGAGAGAACAACCACACATCAGGCTCCTCAGCTGTGTAA